Proteins from one Listeria innocua genomic window:
- a CDS encoding ketose-bisphosphate aldolase encodes MLVNMKQLLEVAKENKFAVGAFNVADSNFLRVVVEEAEKNNAPAIIAVHPTELDFTKDDFFQYVLARIKNSPVPFVLHLDHGDNMSDVMRAVRCGFSSVMIDGSLLPFEENIRVTKEVVDVCHRLGVSVEGELGTIGKTGNSIEGGVSEIIYTKPEEAEEYISRTGVDTLAVAIGTAHGIYPKDKEPKLRLDILQEIKDLVNIPLVLHGGSANPDAEIAAAVKIGIQKVNISSDYKYAFYKKCREILSTTELWDANAIYPDCIDAAKAVVKYKMELFQSVNQVQKYQLAGTAAWRSDEI; translated from the coding sequence ATGTTAGTAAATATGAAGCAATTATTAGAAGTAGCCAAAGAAAATAAATTCGCGGTAGGAGCATTTAATGTAGCCGATAGTAATTTTTTACGCGTAGTGGTAGAAGAAGCTGAAAAAAACAATGCTCCAGCGATTATCGCCGTGCACCCAACAGAACTTGATTTTACAAAAGATGATTTTTTCCAGTATGTTTTAGCACGAATTAAAAATAGCCCAGTACCATTTGTCCTTCATTTGGATCACGGTGATAATATGAGTGATGTGATGCGAGCTGTTCGCTGTGGTTTTAGTTCTGTCATGATTGATGGCTCACTATTACCATTTGAAGAAAATATTCGCGTAACAAAAGAAGTCGTGGATGTTTGCCACCGATTAGGCGTTTCCGTAGAAGGAGAGCTTGGAACTATTGGGAAAACTGGTAATAGTATTGAAGGTGGCGTTAGTGAAATTATTTATACGAAACCGGAAGAAGCGGAAGAATATATTTCGCGAACAGGTGTCGATACGCTCGCTGTAGCTATTGGAACGGCTCATGGGATTTATCCAAAAGACAAAGAGCCTAAATTACGCCTCGATATTTTACAAGAAATCAAAGACCTAGTTAATATACCGCTCGTGCTCCATGGTGGCTCGGCAAATCCTGACGCTGAAATTGCTGCAGCAGTTAAAATTGGAATTCAAAAAGTCAACATTTCCAGTGACTATAAATATGCTTTCTATAAAAAATGTCGCGAAATTTTAAGTACAACGGAATTATGGGATGCTAACGCGATTTATCCAGACTGTATTGATGCTGCAAAAGCAGTGGTAAAATATAAAATGGAACTATTCCAGTCTGTTAATCAAGTGCAAAAGTACCAATTAGCAGGTACAGCAGCTTGGCGGAGTGACGAAATCTAA
- a CDS encoding Crp/Fnr family transcriptional regulator, with protein sequence MYLKETLDQFTSINNILKLLKKSPGFNKYCIQERLPKETVITSDKRRKYIYIIEDGFMKLVFEGTNKHNFSYILQKGAFPHLPVYTEDIPKHMMLIALTDVVWWKIEFHFFKEMMELEDPRNYIMLHQLAETRRRLYVIAVQEKLSSRESIYFSLNTMIDYGLRVSEKAVELPKFLTYQILADNSNTSKSYTSKVLSNLREKGILESQKKPWRINDVQKLQELIDAEALLAIL encoded by the coding sequence ATGTATTTGAAAGAAACGTTGGATCAATTTACTTCTATTAATAATATACTTAAATTACTAAAAAAAAGTCCTGGCTTTAATAAATATTGTATCCAAGAACGCCTCCCGAAAGAAACCGTTATTACATCTGACAAAAGAAGAAAATATATCTACATAATAGAAGATGGCTTTATGAAACTTGTTTTTGAAGGGACGAATAAACATAACTTCTCTTATATCTTACAAAAAGGCGCCTTTCCCCATCTCCCTGTATATACCGAGGATATTCCTAAACACATGATGCTAATAGCGCTAACAGATGTAGTTTGGTGGAAAATCGAATTTCATTTTTTCAAGGAAATGATGGAATTAGAAGACCCTAGAAATTACATAATGCTACATCAACTTGCTGAAACGCGAAGAAGGCTTTATGTCATCGCTGTCCAAGAAAAATTAAGTTCCCGCGAAAGTATTTATTTTTCTTTAAATACGATGATTGATTACGGCTTACGTGTTTCTGAAAAAGCAGTCGAGTTGCCTAAATTTTTAACCTATCAAATCCTTGCTGACAACTCGAACACTTCAAAAAGTTACACATCCAAAGTGCTTAGTAATCTACGTGAAAAAGGGATTTTAGAATCACAAAAAAAGCCTTGGCGCATTAATGATGTCCAAAAGCTACAAGAATTGATTGATGCAGAAGCTTTACTCGCAATATTATAG